One part of the Cyprinus carpio isolate SPL01 chromosome B12, ASM1834038v1, whole genome shotgun sequence genome encodes these proteins:
- the dusp3a gene encoding dual specificity protein phosphatase 3: MKKHHSPAKGPLEVTVPDTEATIQQLNKLLSNGSGFYSLPAQHFNEVFPKIYIGNAFVAQNVMRLQRLGVTHILNVAEGNSFMHVNTNAEFYAGTGITYHGIQANDTEQFNISAFFEEAADFIDKALAHGKGKVYVHCREGYSRSPTIVIAYLMLRHKMDVRVATATVRHKREIGPNDGFLRQLCQLNEKLAKEGKLKTK, from the exons ATGAAGAAACATCACAGCCCCGCGAAGGGACCACTGGAAGTCACCGTACCAGACACCGAGGCGACCATACAACAACTCAACAAGCTGCTGTCCAACGGCAGCGGTTTTTACAGCCTCCCAGCCCAACATTTCAACGAGGTCTTTCCCAAGATTTACATCGGCAATGC GTTTGTGGCCCAGAATGTGATGCGTCTGCAGCGGCTGGGTGTGACACACATACTGAATGTCGCAGAGGGAAACTCTTTCATGCATGTGAACACCAACGCAGAGTTCTACGCAGGAACTGGGATCACGTACCATGGCATACAGGCCAATGACACTGAGCAGTTCAACATCAGTGCCTTCTTTGAGGAAGCAGCAGACTTCATTGATAAGGCTCTGGCACATGGAAAAG GAAAGGTGTATGTTCACTGCCGTGAGGGCTACAGCCGTTCGCCCACTATCGTCATTGCTTACCTCATGCTCCGTCACAAGATGGATGTACGAGTTGCAACGGCTACAGTAAGACACAAGAGAGAGATCGGCCCAAATGATGGATTCCTGCGCCAGTTGTGTCAACTCAACGAAAAGCTGGCGAAGGAGGGCAAGTTGAAGACCAAATGA